Proteins encoded in a region of the Deinococcus sedimenti genome:
- a CDS encoding DEAD/DEAH box helicase: MRVSDLPLAFEHTWTFSQDDSPPAPGQAAPQVDVRSEVRFHYSELLEELRVTAGDLSWPVKAAAKDDANVKLLLGRGLPYVAWVTSRQGPSFTVQVHAFPVSYRLPEPHALGVDDAVVDRMRALTGAKITAERAVELLADDLAIPALPGGLPRFLYVGSPNRHPDSESYLRLLGRRYNADVAFQDGQWLVVFVTMIKHRRVTNRPVTLLEAAWTFQNVTLAAKDRERLLALTSEVMQDQRSYLKLWEQYQAVERRRGEQLARTLGAMPYTERPEYRAGFWTFRASATPEQLATLRQHPGLTLRATEVRPADLGTDVPPAAGRRPPQEFIGEYAGEPHGALRVLPLNGDESLPPPSGWLSLSLAGDQAQFGRRDRARLAIEQAKTAMPQLALLLEGQEVPQRRLHREPALPPRSQAAAAFRGTPTARQVEALDVALNTPDIALIQGPPGTGKTRVIAALQQRLADIAQDRAHLPGHTLLTSAQHAAVENAAAATQVFGLPAVKLGRSRRFAEDFSDGVDHWRRNMIGGLQARLSDTADQPLEVTFVRLRDEVLRVTTAPSPRDDLQQVIRLVLEAGGPHLQASTRDQLQEWLDEFGPAEVDQADREYVLTAVRALRTTPEAFADDGPRMARRCLRRLDDTPLPMPLTAADRAVLTASAGWTSDAAPPFLPGVAEVKARLVTALQPQLASPRLQRADRSTVERLNAALEELRQAARKEKGGLQTVLHDMLATLENDPDGTREAVKNYTAVLAATCQQSDSYTVRQIRTALGNQTRVFENVVIDEAARVHPLDLLIPMAQAERRIILVGDHRQLPHLLEPDVERELQAGWQDQSVRDANAEALHQSLFERLFTILQEHEKRDGIRRVVTLDQQYRMHPVLGQFVSDTFYAAHNPSEAFSSGRPAEDFSHDLSPYEGAVAAWLDVPHDRGGERGRQSKSRPVEAQVVAKEAARLLQARPDLSIGVISFYADQVREIRRAMEPLGLTERGEDGEYRIHPNVQETYDLQGRSRERLRVGTVDAFQGMEFDVVLLSLTRSNTLPGQTPEQQRRRYGHLTLDNRLCVAMSRQQRLLLLVGDTGMLPPDDAHSAVPALDRFYQLCKGAYGRIVSA, translated from the coding sequence GTGAGGGTCTCCGATCTGCCGCTCGCCTTCGAGCACACCTGGACCTTCTCCCAGGACGACTCGCCGCCCGCGCCCGGCCAGGCCGCTCCTCAGGTCGACGTCCGTAGCGAAGTGCGCTTTCACTACTCCGAGCTGCTCGAGGAACTGCGGGTCACCGCGGGTGACCTGAGCTGGCCCGTGAAGGCCGCTGCGAAGGACGACGCGAATGTCAAGCTGCTGCTGGGGCGCGGCCTGCCGTACGTCGCCTGGGTCACCAGCCGGCAGGGGCCGTCCTTCACGGTGCAGGTGCACGCTTTTCCCGTGAGTTACCGCCTGCCCGAGCCCCACGCGCTCGGCGTGGACGACGCGGTGGTGGACCGCATGCGCGCGCTCACCGGCGCGAAAATCACCGCCGAGCGGGCCGTGGAGCTGCTCGCGGACGACCTCGCCATACCGGCCCTGCCGGGCGGCCTGCCCCGCTTCCTGTACGTCGGGTCGCCCAACCGGCACCCGGACAGCGAGTCGTACCTGCGCCTGCTGGGCCGGCGCTACAACGCCGACGTGGCCTTCCAGGACGGGCAGTGGCTGGTCGTGTTCGTCACCATGATCAAACACAGGCGGGTCACCAACCGGCCCGTGACGCTCCTGGAGGCCGCCTGGACGTTCCAAAACGTCACGCTGGCCGCCAAGGACCGGGAGCGGCTGCTGGCCCTGACGTCCGAGGTCATGCAGGATCAGCGCAGCTACCTCAAACTCTGGGAGCAGTACCAGGCGGTGGAGCGCCGCCGGGGTGAACAGCTGGCCCGGACGCTGGGCGCGATGCCCTACACCGAACGCCCGGAGTACCGCGCGGGCTTCTGGACGTTCCGGGCATCCGCCACGCCCGAGCAGCTGGCGACCTTGCGGCAGCATCCGGGCCTGACCCTGCGCGCCACCGAGGTGCGCCCCGCCGATCTGGGCACGGACGTGCCGCCGGCCGCGGGACGCCGGCCGCCGCAGGAGTTCATCGGGGAGTACGCTGGGGAGCCTCACGGCGCGCTCCGGGTCCTTCCGCTCAACGGCGATGAGAGCCTGCCGCCCCCGTCAGGCTGGCTGTCCCTGAGCCTCGCAGGAGACCAGGCGCAGTTCGGACGCCGGGACCGGGCGCGCCTCGCGATCGAGCAGGCGAAAACGGCCATGCCGCAGCTCGCCCTGCTGCTCGAAGGGCAGGAGGTGCCCCAGCGCCGCCTGCACCGGGAACCGGCCCTGCCGCCGCGCAGTCAGGCGGCCGCCGCGTTCCGCGGCACGCCGACCGCCCGCCAGGTCGAGGCGCTGGACGTGGCGCTCAACACGCCGGACATCGCCCTGATCCAGGGCCCGCCCGGGACCGGCAAGACCCGCGTCATCGCGGCCCTTCAGCAGCGCCTGGCCGATATCGCCCAGGACCGCGCGCACCTGCCGGGCCACACGCTCCTCACCAGCGCGCAGCACGCCGCGGTCGAGAACGCGGCGGCCGCCACGCAGGTTTTTGGGCTGCCCGCCGTGAAACTGGGGAGGAGCCGCCGGTTCGCGGAGGACTTCTCTGATGGCGTCGACCACTGGCGCCGGAACATGATCGGTGGGCTGCAGGCGCGGCTGTCCGACACGGCGGACCAACCGCTGGAAGTGACGTTCGTCCGGCTGCGTGACGAGGTGCTGCGGGTCACGACCGCGCCCAGCCCACGGGACGACCTTCAGCAGGTGATCCGGCTGGTCCTGGAGGCGGGCGGGCCCCACCTCCAGGCCAGCACGCGGGATCAGCTGCAGGAGTGGCTCGATGAGTTCGGTCCGGCCGAGGTCGACCAGGCGGACCGCGAGTACGTGCTCACGGCCGTGCGGGCCCTGCGCACCACACCGGAGGCCTTCGCGGACGACGGCCCGCGCATGGCCCGGCGCTGCCTGCGCCGTCTGGACGACACCCCACTGCCAATGCCACTGACCGCCGCAGACCGAGCGGTCCTGACCGCCAGCGCCGGGTGGACGTCCGACGCGGCGCCACCCTTCCTGCCCGGCGTGGCCGAGGTCAAAGCGCGCCTGGTGACCGCCCTGCAACCGCAGCTGGCGTCTCCCCGTCTCCAGCGGGCGGACCGGAGCACGGTGGAACGGCTGAACGCCGCGCTGGAGGAACTCCGCCAGGCGGCCCGCAAGGAGAAGGGGGGACTTCAGACCGTGCTGCACGACATGCTGGCCACCCTGGAGAACGATCCTGACGGCACGCGGGAAGCCGTCAAGAACTACACGGCCGTGCTGGCCGCCACCTGCCAGCAGTCCGACTCGTACACGGTGCGGCAGATCCGCACGGCGCTGGGCAATCAGACGCGGGTGTTCGAGAACGTGGTGATCGACGAGGCGGCGCGCGTGCATCCGCTCGACCTGCTGATCCCGATGGCCCAGGCGGAACGCCGCATCATCCTGGTGGGCGACCACCGGCAGCTGCCGCACCTGCTGGAACCGGACGTCGAGCGGGAACTGCAGGCCGGCTGGCAGGACCAGAGCGTGCGGGACGCCAACGCGGAGGCGCTGCACCAGAGTCTGTTCGAGCGGCTGTTCACGATTCTGCAGGAACACGAGAAACGCGACGGCATCCGCCGGGTCGTCACGCTCGACCAGCAGTACCGCATGCACCCGGTGCTGGGTCAGTTCGTCAGCGACACGTTCTACGCCGCCCACAACCCCAGCGAAGCGTTCAGCAGTGGCCGCCCCGCCGAGGACTTCAGCCACGACCTGAGCCCGTACGAGGGAGCGGTCGCGGCCTGGCTGGACGTCCCGCACGACCGGGGCGGCGAACGCGGCCGGCAGAGCAAGTCCAGGCCGGTCGAGGCGCAGGTCGTCGCGAAGGAAGCGGCGCGGCTGCTTCAGGCCCGCCCGGACCTGTCCATCGGGGTCATCTCGTTCTACGCCGATCAGGTCCGGGAGATCCGCCGGGCGATGGAGCCGCTGGGGCTGACCGAACGGGGAGAGGACGGCGAGTACCGCATCCACCCGAACGTTCAGGAAACCTACGACCTGCAGGGCCGCTCGCGGGAGCGGCTGCGGGTCGGGACCGTCGACGCGTTCCAGGGCATGGAGTTCGACGTGGTGCTGCTGTCGTTGACCCGCAGCAACACCCTGCCCGGCCAAACGCCGGAGCAGCAGCGCCGCCGGTACGGGCACCTGACGCTGGACAACCGCCTGTGCGTGGCCATGAGCCGCCAGCAGCGCCTGCTCCTCCTGGTGGGCGACACCGGCATGCTCCCGCCGGACGACGCACACAGCGCCGTGCCGGCCCTCGACCGCTTCTACCAGCTGTGCAAGGGGGCATATGGCCGCATCGTTTCCGCGTGA
- a CDS encoding protein phosphatase 2C domain-containing protein, translating to MTLTSERRTPPAGERAFGASVAGPAHVAANLANQDAWTYARWVVGPGTVHCAVVCDGLGSRPHAREGARAGVRAAKRAARQWSRAPGAPVGLLVRLLEVLWRLEVAPLPADDCATTCLLALALPDGLEWRLVLLALGDGLAVVDGPEGLWTVGGRPAEHFSNTTVGLGTPHHMNDWQVQDLKASGQVRVLLLSDGIADDVPEHHVPDLLTWLAGLEDRPAAARGQALRRALRQWPVPGHSDDKTVVYLRIGGIEA from the coding sequence ATGACCTTGACCTCTGAGCGCCGAACGCCGCCAGCGGGAGAACGGGCGTTCGGCGCGTCGGTCGCCGGGCCAGCGCACGTCGCGGCGAACCTCGCCAATCAAGACGCCTGGACCTACGCGCGCTGGGTGGTTGGTCCCGGCACCGTGCACTGCGCGGTCGTCTGCGACGGACTCGGGTCCCGCCCGCATGCCCGGGAAGGCGCGCGGGCCGGCGTGCGCGCCGCGAAGCGGGCCGCGCGGCAGTGGAGCCGCGCGCCAGGCGCCCCGGTCGGTCTGCTCGTGCGGCTCCTGGAGGTGCTCTGGCGGCTGGAAGTCGCGCCGCTGCCCGCCGACGACTGCGCGACCACCTGCCTGCTGGCCCTGGCCCTGCCGGACGGCTTAGAGTGGCGCCTGGTGCTCCTGGCGCTCGGGGACGGCCTGGCGGTGGTGGACGGCCCAGAGGGGCTGTGGACGGTGGGCGGCCGCCCGGCGGAACACTTCAGTAACACCACGGTGGGGCTCGGCACGCCCCACCACATGAATGACTGGCAGGTGCAGGACCTGAAGGCGTCCGGGCAAGTCCGCGTGCTGCTGCTGTCAGACGGGATTGCCGACGATGTGCCGGAACACCATGTCCCGGACCTCCTGACGTGGCTGGCCGGGCTGGAGGACCGTCCGGCCGCCGCCCGGGGGCAGGCCCTGCGCCGGGCGCTTCGGCAGTGGCCGGTGCCTGGACACAGCGACGACAAGACCGTGGTGTACCTGCGGATAGGGGGCATTGAGGCGTGA
- a CDS encoding eCIS core domain-containing protein translates to MTFVQRRHSKRVPGPRPVALSQVPSTAAEVQQDRIQQALYRHTVRPVTAQRQLAAPVLRAASLDRAEAARLDVQRQSAQRQLSALAVPAERPASPATRPAPARPTTPDEWVTVLRHRAEGIEGQRLDTRTFGEFQALQRQVAQHLAQGFRADRGDAQARYASYGEQLATLQRHALSAPVARVVLGMVPPVERIPLQRATDEALQRLQAQEHAALAFDTVQALQRQLAELDAEVAQPVLARIQARRGAGNPLPEAVRRHLEQGLNHDLSRVRIHDDTEADKLAKGVNAIAFTTGTDIFFRSGHFNPNTQTGLELLAHEVTHTVQQSQGRVGTGIDPDAGLEGEARAMGAKLAQVMPSPKTVLPPVPHQHGSHAPGVYTKAAALGRAQQGAVTAALHQPFQALGLQRQVMPTLQRSFLGDQISGLAGQIPGYRELCLAFGRDLVTGKTLAQNPNAILDALAKLVPGPFQDMLRAVRGQNLIPKAWAWFQGELGKLQLGQALTEVKAAVTKFPPDLGVAKSALPRRADGLKRLVSGAARHLAGIALTAIEAGLGPVGKKVMGLLRQSGDVVMQVLRDPAKFARNLLRALTQGFTQFRNNAGRWLKDGLGTWLTGASGIQFPATLDLKGVFLTALSVMGLTYHALRGRLVKELGPGGEQKVALAEKAGGALATLTKGLHQAPEVKGQQGAIGQGVVDSLKKEVTTSLMTAGAAKVASLLVPGGAFVQALLTAFSGVQTLISQGSQIMGVILNALGSVQAIAAGQVAAAAGFVERTIGGSIPIVLTFLGRLVGLGNIGTRIRNTVKKLRTRLDATIDKLIGRVRKAIGQAKTTAPATGARPASGDLIPGGVPNTDRPRMKAYHRKIARSALTEISAFPARYTTFTTFLASLKVNAQRVARNYNPYIHLPAKMTVSFQETLDTPNAIRVHIGPNDTDLYDSKNWREILEARYGKANVSSTTVANKDDRMIHMAGKRHPVTQVVYDGRGFPIFDAYSAADLHIPVAIASQKGKDKQHYEAATRELKAMIHSGKVDRSRFTAAQLQDIEKERQKITDYTWHHHQDFARMQLVKTFEHSKTGHLGGSKMWFGR, encoded by the coding sequence ATGACGTTCGTGCAGCGCCGCCACTCCAAACGCGTTCCAGGCCCTCGGCCCGTCGCCCTCTCACAGGTCCCCAGCACGGCCGCCGAGGTGCAGCAAGACCGGATTCAGCAGGCGCTGTACCGGCACACCGTCCGGCCCGTCACGGCGCAGCGGCAGCTGGCTGCGCCCGTGCTCCGCGCGGCCAGTCTCGACCGAGCTGAGGCCGCGCGCCTGGACGTCCAGCGGCAGTCGGCGCAGCGGCAGCTCAGCGCCCTGGCCGTCCCGGCTGAACGGCCCGCCTCACCCGCCACACGCCCGGCGCCGGCCCGCCCCACGACGCCAGACGAGTGGGTGACCGTCCTGCGCCACCGTGCTGAGGGCATCGAAGGGCAGCGCTTGGACACTCGCACATTCGGAGAATTCCAGGCCTTGCAGCGGCAGGTCGCGCAGCACCTCGCGCAGGGCTTCCGGGCGGACCGGGGCGACGCACAAGCCCGCTACGCCAGCTACGGTGAGCAGCTCGCCACCCTGCAGCGTCACGCGCTGAGTGCCCCGGTCGCCCGCGTGGTGCTGGGGATGGTGCCGCCGGTCGAGCGGATCCCCCTCCAACGGGCCACCGACGAGGCCCTGCAGCGTCTCCAGGCCCAGGAGCACGCGGCGCTGGCCTTCGACACCGTGCAGGCGTTGCAGCGGCAGCTGGCGGAACTGGACGCGGAGGTCGCGCAGCCCGTCCTGGCCCGCATTCAGGCGCGGCGCGGCGCGGGGAACCCCCTGCCCGAAGCGGTCCGGCGTCACCTGGAACAGGGCCTGAACCACGACCTGAGCCGCGTGCGGATCCACGACGACACGGAAGCCGACAAGCTCGCCAAGGGCGTCAACGCCATCGCCTTCACCACGGGCACGGACATCTTCTTCCGCTCGGGTCACTTCAACCCGAACACGCAGACGGGCCTGGAACTTCTCGCGCACGAGGTCACTCATACCGTGCAGCAGAGCCAGGGCCGCGTCGGAACCGGCATCGATCCAGACGCCGGGCTCGAAGGTGAAGCCCGGGCCATGGGGGCGAAGCTCGCGCAGGTCATGCCCAGCCCCAAGACGGTGCTGCCGCCCGTCCCGCACCAGCATGGTTCCCACGCGCCCGGCGTGTACACGAAAGCTGCCGCGCTGGGCCGCGCGCAGCAGGGAGCGGTCACCGCCGCCCTCCACCAGCCCTTCCAGGCGCTCGGCCTGCAGCGTCAGGTGATGCCCACTCTGCAGCGGAGCTTCCTCGGCGATCAGATCAGCGGCCTCGCGGGGCAGATCCCTGGCTACCGCGAACTCTGCCTCGCGTTCGGCAGGGACCTCGTCACTGGTAAGACCCTGGCACAGAATCCGAACGCCATTCTCGACGCGCTGGCGAAGCTGGTCCCCGGGCCCTTCCAGGACATGCTGCGCGCCGTGCGGGGGCAGAACCTCATCCCGAAAGCCTGGGCGTGGTTCCAGGGCGAACTCGGCAAACTTCAACTCGGCCAGGCTCTGACGGAGGTCAAGGCGGCCGTCACGAAGTTCCCCCCGGATCTCGGGGTCGCGAAATCAGCCCTGCCCCGCCGCGCCGACGGCCTCAAACGCCTCGTCAGCGGCGCGGCGAGGCACCTCGCCGGGATCGCCCTGACGGCCATCGAGGCGGGCCTCGGGCCAGTCGGGAAGAAGGTCATGGGTCTGCTGCGCCAGAGCGGGGACGTGGTGATGCAGGTCCTGCGCGACCCGGCGAAGTTCGCGAGGAACCTGCTGCGCGCCCTGACGCAGGGCTTCACGCAGTTCCGAAACAACGCGGGCCGCTGGCTCAAGGACGGGCTGGGCACCTGGTTGACCGGCGCGTCCGGCATTCAGTTCCCCGCCACGCTCGACCTGAAAGGCGTGTTCCTGACGGCCCTGAGCGTCATGGGCCTGACGTACCACGCCCTACGCGGGCGGCTCGTGAAGGAACTCGGGCCGGGCGGCGAGCAGAAAGTCGCGCTGGCCGAGAAGGCCGGCGGGGCGCTGGCCACGCTCACGAAGGGGCTGCACCAGGCGCCTGAGGTGAAAGGGCAGCAGGGCGCGATCGGGCAGGGCGTCGTGGACAGCCTCAAGAAGGAAGTCACCACCTCGCTGATGACCGCTGGGGCGGCGAAGGTGGCGTCGCTGCTCGTGCCGGGCGGGGCGTTCGTGCAGGCCTTGCTGACCGCCTTCAGTGGCGTGCAGACGCTGATCAGTCAGGGCAGCCAGATCATGGGCGTGATCCTGAACGCGCTGGGCAGCGTGCAGGCCATTGCCGCCGGGCAGGTCGCGGCCGCGGCGGGCTTCGTGGAACGCACCATCGGCGGGAGCATTCCCATCGTGCTGACGTTCCTGGGGCGCCTGGTGGGCCTGGGGAACATCGGGACGCGCATCCGGAACACGGTGAAGAAGCTCCGCACGCGCCTGGACGCCACCATCGACAAGCTCATCGGACGCGTCCGGAAGGCCATCGGGCAGGCCAAGACGACTGCGCCGGCCACCGGCGCGCGCCCGGCGTCAGGTGACCTGATCCCCGGCGGCGTGCCCAACACCGATCGCCCACGCATGAAGGCCTACCACCGGAAGATCGCCCGGAGCGCCCTCACCGAGATCTCCGCGTTCCCGGCGCGGTACACCACCTTCACGACCTTCCTGGCGAGCCTGAAGGTGAACGCCCAGCGCGTCGCCCGGAACTACAATCCGTACATCCACCTGCCCGCCAAGATGACCGTCTCCTTCCAGGAGACGCTGGACACGCCCAACGCCATCCGGGTGCACATCGGGCCCAACGACACGGACCTGTACGACTCGAAGAACTGGCGCGAGATCCTCGAAGCCCGCTACGGGAAAGCGAACGTTTCCTCCACCACGGTCGCCAACAAGGACGACCGCATGATTCACATGGCCGGCAAACGTCACCCCGTCACGCAGGTGGTCTACGACGGGCGGGGGTTCCCGATCTTCGACGCGTATTCCGCCGCGGACCTGCACATCCCAGTGGCCATCGCTTCACAGAAAGGGAAGGACAAGCAGCATTACGAGGCGGCCACCCGTGAACTGAAAGCCATGATTCACAGCGGCAAGGTGGACCGTTCACGCTTCACGGCCGCGCAACTTCAGGACATCGAGAAGGAACGTCAGAAAATCACGGATTACACCTGGCACCACCACCAGGACTTTGCGAGAATGCAACTCGTCAAGACGTTTGAGCACAGCAAGACAGGCCACCTGGGTGGCTCCAAGATGTGGTTCGGAAGGTGA
- a CDS encoding vWA domain-containing protein, with product MSRGRLTLKDITVAAPRPLPVLLLLDVSGSMAEDGKLAALNTAVRDMLHAFAQEQAGGAEIHVAVLAFSGREARVHVPLKPARDVRFEALEAKGHTPLGSALALTTRILDNRDLVPGRAYRPTVVLVSDGVPTDEWEAPLAALLASPRASKAVRLALAVGEDADLEVLTHFAGADHVRRAAEARQLRRFFRFVTMSVTARSRSATPDQVVTLPDLGADDGFDDLDL from the coding sequence GTGAGCCGCGGCAGACTGACGTTGAAGGACATCACGGTGGCGGCGCCGCGGCCACTCCCGGTCCTTCTGCTGCTCGACGTCAGCGGCTCGATGGCGGAAGACGGCAAGCTGGCGGCCCTGAACACGGCCGTGCGCGACATGCTGCACGCGTTCGCGCAGGAGCAGGCGGGTGGGGCGGAAATTCACGTCGCGGTGCTGGCCTTCAGTGGGCGCGAGGCGCGCGTGCACGTGCCCCTGAAGCCGGCCCGAGACGTCCGCTTCGAAGCGCTGGAGGCCAAAGGGCATACGCCGCTGGGCTCGGCGCTGGCCTTGACCACCCGCATTCTGGACAACCGTGACCTGGTGCCCGGCCGGGCCTACCGGCCCACGGTCGTCCTGGTGTCCGACGGCGTGCCGACCGATGAGTGGGAAGCGCCACTCGCGGCGCTGCTGGCGTCGCCCCGGGCGTCGAAGGCCGTCCGGCTGGCCCTGGCGGTCGGGGAGGACGCCGATCTGGAGGTGCTGACGCACTTTGCCGGGGCGGACCACGTGCGGCGGGCGGCCGAGGCGCGGCAGCTGCGGCGGTTTTTCAGGTTCGTGACGATGAGCGTGACCGCCCGGTCCCGTTCGGCGACGCCCGATCAGGTGGTGACCTTACCTGACCTGGGCGCCGATGACGGGTTCGATGACCTTGACCTCTGA
- a CDS encoding protein kinase domain-containing protein, with the protein MNVKDDGGRTHELVRELGTGGQGSVYATQDERYVVKVLRLPDEAAREHWLRRLSAVRTLPLEDLRIARPIRLLQRPHVGYVMERVPGAQPLASLCQVPHVEAAPGEWYVRTGGLRRRLAVLARTARLLGHLHSRGLVYGDPSPANVLFSGDDTVSLIDADNLRYASRPLSERVLTPWFAAPEVYAGRSGVSSLTDAFAFAAMAFQTLTLVHPLLGDQVSQDDAEAEEAALRGEWPWIDHPHDDRNRSSAGLPRALVLTPALMALAEQTFGEGLRDPLARPGLSAWEEALWAAADRLLACPSCGAEADHALPECPWCGAGRGPYVLAEVQVTDQEVSDLAAVQGVPAPTMALAVVVVGSDGARHIQPRHFTGEAQGASHVELTFTGGRLSVRSLDEATYTLRREQRDKDDVPVEQQGKPKRFPLAPGRSAWQLHLGALAGQHRLVTFDLVGEAAP; encoded by the coding sequence GTGAACGTGAAAGACGACGGGGGACGAACCCATGAGCTCGTCCGTGAACTGGGGACCGGCGGGCAGGGCAGCGTGTACGCCACGCAGGACGAACGGTACGTGGTGAAGGTGCTTCGGCTGCCGGACGAGGCCGCCCGCGAACACTGGCTGCGGCGCCTGAGTGCCGTTCGGACGCTGCCGCTCGAGGACCTGCGGATCGCCCGGCCCATCCGGCTGCTGCAACGCCCACACGTCGGCTACGTGATGGAGCGGGTGCCAGGCGCGCAGCCCCTCGCGTCCCTCTGTCAGGTGCCGCACGTGGAGGCCGCGCCCGGCGAGTGGTACGTCAGGACCGGTGGGCTGCGCCGGCGCTTGGCGGTGCTGGCCAGGACGGCGCGCCTGCTCGGGCACCTGCACAGCCGCGGGCTGGTGTACGGGGACCCTTCGCCGGCCAACGTGCTGTTCAGCGGCGACGACACCGTGTCCCTGATCGACGCCGACAACCTGCGGTACGCGTCCAGGCCGCTCAGCGAGCGGGTGCTGACACCGTGGTTCGCCGCGCCGGAGGTGTACGCCGGACGCAGTGGCGTCAGCAGCCTGACCGACGCCTTCGCGTTCGCGGCCATGGCGTTTCAGACCCTGACGCTCGTGCACCCGCTGCTGGGCGATCAGGTGTCGCAGGATGACGCCGAGGCGGAAGAAGCCGCGCTCAGGGGCGAGTGGCCGTGGATCGACCACCCGCACGACGACCGCAACCGCAGTTCAGCAGGTCTGCCCCGGGCCCTGGTCCTCACGCCGGCCCTGATGGCTCTGGCGGAGCAGACCTTCGGCGAGGGTCTGCGCGACCCGCTGGCCCGCCCAGGGCTCAGTGCGTGGGAAGAGGCGCTCTGGGCGGCCGCGGACCGCCTGCTGGCCTGCCCGTCGTGCGGCGCCGAAGCCGACCACGCCCTCCCGGAGTGCCCCTGGTGCGGCGCCGGGCGAGGGCCGTACGTGCTGGCCGAGGTTCAGGTGACGGACCAGGAGGTGAGTGACCTCGCGGCCGTCCAGGGCGTGCCGGCGCCGACCATGGCGCTGGCCGTCGTCGTCGTCGGTTCGGACGGCGCGCGGCACATCCAGCCGCGTCACTTCACGGGCGAAGCGCAGGGCGCCAGTCACGTCGAACTGACCTTCACAGGCGGCCGGTTGTCGGTGCGGTCCCTGGACGAGGCGACGTACACCCTGCGCCGCGAGCAGCGCGACAAGGACGACGTGCCGGTCGAGCAGCAGGGCAAACCCAAGCGGTTTCCGCTGGCGCCAGGCCGCAGCGCGTGGCAGCTGCACCTCGGGGCGCTGGCTGGCCAGCACCGCCTCGTCACCTTCGACCTCGTCGGGGAAGCCGCGCCGTGA